The Carnobacterium divergens nucleotide sequence CTCTAGTCATTTAAAAAAAGTAACTAGGAGATGAACAAATGTTAGTACAATTAAATTCTGTAACAAAATACTTCGATGGCAACACGATTTTAAATAAAATCAACTTTAAAATTGAGGAAGGCGAAAAAATTGGATTAGTTGGAGTCAACGGTTCAGGAAAATCAACTTTATTAAGTTTATTAATGAACGAGATGGAAGTAAGTGAAGGGTCCATTTATCGAAATCCACACCGTAAAATTGGTTTTGTTAAGCAGATGTCAGATTTGACTATGACAAATACAATCAAAGAAGAATTAACGACGGTTTTTAGTGGATTGATTCAATTGCAACAGGAAATACAGCGGCTTGAAGTTCAAATGAGCCAATCAGAAACACAAGATTTAGAGAACCTTTTAACTGAATACGGTCAAAAAACGGAATCCTTTGCAATGCTTGGTGGATATGAATTTGAAGCTAAAATTGATTCTATTATTTCAGGGATGGGATTCAATTCTTTAAAAGAAACTAAAATCCAACAATTAAGTGGTGGACAAAAGACTAAATTGTCTTTAGCCAAACAATTACTAGAAGAGCCTGATTTATTAGTGTTAGATGAACCAACCAATCACTTGGATCTAGAAGCCATTTTATGGCTGGAGAATTTCCTGTTTCAATATCGTGGCGCTATTCTAGTAGTGTCACACGACCGTTATTTCTTAGATAAATTTATTCAATCGGTTGTTGAGTTGGAAAGAAACCAAATCACTCGTTACAAAGGGAATTATTCGAGCTATGTCAGTCAAAAAGAAAAAAATGAACAACTTCATTGGTCAAGATTTAAGCAACAAGAAAAAGAAGTGAAACGTCTTGAGACATACGTTGAAAAGCATATAGTTCGAGCAACCTCAGCTAAAAGTGCTAAAAATAAACAAAAACAACTAAATCGTATCGATCGTATCGATGCTCCACTAGCTTCTTTAAAAAGTGCTTATTTAAATTTTGAAATGGAGTACCCTTCTCATAAAGCTGTTCTAGCACTTGAAAATGTTGCATTATCAGTTAAACCAAATGAGTTATTACTAGAAAATGTTCAATTTAAAATAGAGCGAGGCGATCGGGTTGCTTTATTAGGAAGCAATGGAGTCGGAAAATCAACTTTGTTAAAATCAATTATTAAGGAATTGCCCTATGCTGAAGGCTCAATAAAATGGGGAGGCAATACAAAAATAGGGTACTATGACCAAGAATTTCAATCATTAACCCCTGAGTTAACTGTATTGGAAGAAATGCGTCAAACATTTCCCAAGGAAGATGATTTAACAGTTAGACAAACATTGGCTAGCCTGTTATTTACGCAAGAAAATGTTGAAAAACGAATCAAAGATTTAAGCGGTGGTGAAAAAGGAAAATTGATTTTTGCTAAATTGATGTTAGCAAAACCAAATGTTTTAATTTTAGATGAACCAACCAATCATTTAGATTTAGCAACTAAAGATATGTTGGAAAAATCATTAATTAACTTTGAAGGAACCATTTTCTTTGTATCTCATGATCGCTATTTTATCAATAAATTGGCCACTCATGTATTAGAGTTGACCCCCAAAAAAACAACAATGTATCTTGGTGATTATCAGGATTATCTTGCTAAAAAAGAGTGAAACTCCACTTAATGAAAGAAGAGAAATTAAATCTCTTCTTTTTTTATTTCTAATTACGTAAAATACGATATAATAGAAGTTAATGAACTAATGATGAAAGCTACTATATAATAATCGTTAACTTAAAAG carries:
- a CDS encoding ABC-F family ATP-binding cassette domain-containing protein, which encodes MLVQLNSVTKYFDGNTILNKINFKIEEGEKIGLVGVNGSGKSTLLSLLMNEMEVSEGSIYRNPHRKIGFVKQMSDLTMTNTIKEELTTVFSGLIQLQQEIQRLEVQMSQSETQDLENLLTEYGQKTESFAMLGGYEFEAKIDSIISGMGFNSLKETKIQQLSGGQKTKLSLAKQLLEEPDLLVLDEPTNHLDLEAILWLENFLFQYRGAILVVSHDRYFLDKFIQSVVELERNQITRYKGNYSSYVSQKEKNEQLHWSRFKQQEKEVKRLETYVEKHIVRATSAKSAKNKQKQLNRIDRIDAPLASLKSAYLNFEMEYPSHKAVLALENVALSVKPNELLLENVQFKIERGDRVALLGSNGVGKSTLLKSIIKELPYAEGSIKWGGNTKIGYYDQEFQSLTPELTVLEEMRQTFPKEDDLTVRQTLASLLFTQENVEKRIKDLSGGEKGKLIFAKLMLAKPNVLILDEPTNHLDLATKDMLEKSLINFEGTIFFVSHDRYFINKLATHVLELTPKKTTMYLGDYQDYLAKKE